The Deinococcus sedimenti genome has a segment encoding these proteins:
- a CDS encoding diguanylate cyclase codes for MNILIIDDSALIRALLTRTLTPLGTVHAPPDLHGARDLLGFHTGHCDLDVVLLDLEMPELDGLSFLRDLRAHPHLADLSVVMVTSTQETERLDDAFTAGATDYVTKPAHDSVLRARTLNAARLSRALRAAKTRERELAAANAQLEQLSRTDALTGLANRRAFDQQYAHTLALAQRTGVLATLIMVDLDHFKRYNDTLGHPAGDTCLQQVARILQASCQRRTDLAARYGGEEFALLLTDTDLAGAQQVAQRVHSALQAAAIPHPGHPLGRVTVSLGIASTAAPDLKDAADQALYRAKASGRNTTAT; via the coding sequence ATGAACATCCTGATCATCGACGACAGCGCCCTGATCCGCGCCCTGCTGACCCGCACCCTGACGCCCCTGGGCACCGTCCACGCGCCGCCGGACCTGCACGGCGCCCGCGACCTGCTGGGCTTCCACACCGGACACTGCGACCTGGACGTCGTGCTGCTCGACCTCGAGATGCCCGAACTGGACGGCCTGAGCTTCCTGCGGGACCTGCGCGCCCATCCGCACCTCGCGGACCTGAGCGTCGTGATGGTGACCAGCACCCAGGAAACCGAGCGGCTCGACGACGCCTTCACCGCCGGCGCCACCGACTACGTCACCAAACCCGCCCACGACAGCGTCCTGCGCGCCCGGACCCTCAACGCCGCGCGGCTGTCGCGCGCCCTGCGCGCCGCCAAGACCCGCGAGCGCGAACTGGCCGCCGCGAACGCGCAACTCGAGCAGCTGTCTCGCACCGACGCGCTGACCGGACTCGCCAACCGCCGCGCCTTCGACCAGCAGTACGCGCACACCCTGGCCCTGGCGCAGCGCACCGGCGTCCTGGCCACGCTGATCATGGTCGATCTCGACCACTTCAAACGCTACAACGACACCCTGGGCCACCCGGCCGGCGACACCTGCCTGCAGCAGGTCGCGCGGATCCTGCAGGCCAGCTGCCAGCGCCGCACCGACCTCGCCGCCCGCTACGGCGGGGAGGAATTCGCGCTGCTGCTGACCGACACGGACCTCGCGGGCGCGCAGCAGGTCGCGCAGCGCGTCCACAGCGCGCTGCAGGCGGCCGCGATCCCGCATCCGGGTCACCCGCTCGGCCGGGTGACGGTCAGCCTCGGGATTGCCAGCACGGCCGCGCCCGACCTCAAGGACGCCGCCGATCAGGCGCTGTACCGCGCCAAGGCCAGCGGCCGCAACACCACCGCCACCTGA
- a CDS encoding Hpt domain-containing protein, with translation MTGSPHDFIPLFAEEARTQLDALDAALHRLEDQPDDPAAIRAAFQAVHSIKGGAAMLDLRAPQQLMSAFEDLLAHLRAGRPPPDAWLEAAFVARDQLIRQLGALAPGTPPHPDDERATHALRALLTPPGPDPSSGAAEVSRADTVQPDVQPPDARPPDVRAPDARTPESGAASQDTAPALAAPLPGASGPDARAPVAPAPGVPDASGAAPRTAPGGRALLQALVLDVSALSRDVLARHLRALGYDVHTHGHVPAPTGATLVLVSAALLPAALEAGWPARALHVLSEDPQRRADAHARGLSVSARPAHDTRPQDLPPRWTPDLP, from the coding sequence ATGACCGGGTCCCCCCACGACTTCATTCCGCTGTTCGCCGAGGAAGCCCGGACGCAACTCGACGCCCTCGACGCCGCGCTGCACCGCCTCGAGGATCAGCCGGACGACCCGGCCGCCATCCGCGCCGCGTTCCAGGCGGTGCATTCCATCAAGGGCGGCGCCGCCATGCTCGACCTGCGCGCCCCGCAGCAGCTCATGAGCGCCTTCGAGGACCTGCTCGCGCACCTGCGCGCCGGCCGGCCCCCCCCGGACGCCTGGCTGGAGGCGGCCTTCGTGGCCCGCGATCAGTTGATCCGGCAGCTCGGCGCCCTGGCGCCCGGCACGCCCCCCCACCCGGACGACGAGCGTGCCACGCACGCCCTGCGCGCCCTGCTGACCCCACCCGGCCCCGACCCGAGCAGCGGCGCAGCGGAGGTGAGCCGCGCGGACACGGTCCAGCCGGACGTGCAGCCGCCAGACGCCCGCCCCCCAGACGTCCGCGCCCCAGACGCCCGAACCCCGGAGTCCGGCGCGGCCAGCCAGGACACCGCCCCGGCGCTGGCGGCCCCGCTCCCGGGGGCGTCCGGGCCGGACGCCCGTGCACCGGTGGCTCCCGCCCCCGGCGTCCCGGACGCCTCCGGTGCGGCGCCCAGAACGGCGCCCGGCGGGCGCGCGCTCCTCCAGGCGCTGGTGCTCGACGTCAGTGCCCTGAGCCGTGACGTGCTCGCCCGGCACCTGCGGGCCCTGGGGTACGACGTGCACACCCACGGGCACGTGCCCGCCCCGACCGGCGCGACCCTGGTGCTGGTCAGCGCGGCGCTGCTGCCTGCCGCGCTGGAGGCCGGCTGGCCGGCGCGGGCCCTGCACGTGCTCAGCGAGGACCCGCAGCGCCGCGCCGACGCCCACGCCCGCGGCCTGAGCGTCAGCGCCCGGCCCGCCCACGACACGCGCCCCCAGGACCTCCCGCCCCGCTGGACCCCGGACCTCCCATGA
- a CDS encoding chemotaxis protein CheB translates to MTLVVLLAPGDLGQVRALPAPRRLCTSLSAALGELRRAPPGATLLIVTPDPDLDWTALKEQLRPLRTRLITCGPAAPPGVRHAPTLDAALPLLTARPAPPGADGPPPGSPLTGRADPGAPLSGAPSADPTPPALSGASGRAPTLTLIGASTGGPRALQDLLRHLRPRGAIVIAQHLSEGFSDNLTQWLGTLTGAPVLSASSGEPLRPGTLTVVSGTHATLSGGALHLHAGQPGREYLPSIDRLFQSATTWRAPVNALLLSGMGDDGAAGLAALHAAGARTAIQDPATATVPSMPAQALARTRPSLLADLRGLRSFLERHA, encoded by the coding sequence GTGACCCTGGTCGTGCTGCTCGCCCCCGGCGACCTGGGTCAGGTCCGCGCGCTGCCCGCCCCGCGCCGGCTGTGCACGTCCCTGAGCGCCGCCCTGGGCGAACTGCGCCGCGCGCCCCCCGGCGCGACCCTGCTGATCGTCACGCCCGACCCGGACCTCGACTGGACCGCCCTGAAAGAGCAGCTGCGGCCCCTGCGCACCCGCCTGATCACCTGCGGTCCGGCCGCCCCGCCCGGCGTGCGCCACGCCCCCACCCTCGACGCGGCCCTGCCCCTCCTGACCGCCCGCCCGGCCCCGCCCGGCGCGGACGGCCCGCCGCCCGGCAGCCCCCTGACCGGCCGCGCCGACCCGGGCGCCCCTCTGAGCGGCGCTCCCTCGGCCGACCCCACCCCGCCCGCCCTGTCCGGCGCCTCCGGGCGCGCGCCGACCCTCACCCTGATCGGCGCGAGCACCGGCGGCCCCCGCGCCCTGCAGGACCTGCTGCGCCACCTGCGTCCCCGCGGCGCCATCGTGATCGCCCAGCACCTCTCTGAGGGATTCAGCGACAACCTCACCCAGTGGCTCGGCACGCTGACCGGCGCCCCGGTCCTGAGCGCCTCCAGCGGCGAGCCGCTGCGCCCCGGGACCCTCACCGTCGTGTCCGGCACGCACGCCACCCTCAGCGGCGGCGCGCTGCACCTGCACGCCGGGCAGCCCGGGCGGGAGTACCTGCCGTCCATCGACCGGCTCTTCCAGTCCGCCACCACCTGGCGCGCCCCGGTGAACGCCCTGCTGCTCAGCGGCATGGGAGACGACGGCGCCGCCGGCCTCGCCGCCCTGCACGCCGCGGGCGCCCGCACCGCCATCCAGGATCCCGCGACGGCCACCGTGCCCTCCATGCCCGCGCAGGCCCTGGCCCGCACCCGCCCCAGCCTGCTGGCCGACCTGCGGGGCCTGCGGTCCTTCCTGGAGCGGCACGCATGA
- a CDS encoding hybrid sensor histidine kinase/response regulator, with protein sequence MPDATAPELRAALQAELRAAEPDLTAGGPAATRALHSLHAAAAAAGDDPLRAALRAAQTFQAAAPAPAALREELRRLALLPTDPAPSADPPATVRVDVRKLDALLALAGELTSARLQLAERLSRARSGEPGAWRDVRGAQQTLATLTDDLAREVLAARLEPARPFLQSFERAVRDAARQAGRRARLHVDAADAELDRHAMDRLRSPLLHLIRNAVDHGIDPPDARAARGQDPTGTVTLSAFSAAGQVTVTVHDDGPGVNYAEIARLAARAPGRSEPLSESELTDLLFTPGFTSRSEVTDLSGRGVGLDVVRTQARALGGDVTLRSGPHGTTVTVQFPLTLATTRVAIVRAAGHLLGIPVRWVDRAGRAQVHQREGRPAVQIGEQVVPAASLAAALHLGPARDGAYLLVRQGDAPLALLVDALVGEEELVIKPLAFPLAGAPHLEGAAQRPDGQIVPVLNVRALRPAAAPTAPATPLRAPRVLLAEDTAVTRQLLRGILTGAGFDVTAVETGALAWEALQRAAPDVLLTDVEMPGLSGLDLTRQVRAHPPLQHLPVVLLTSLARPEDRQLGAEAGADAYLVKGEFDEARLLATLRRLL encoded by the coding sequence ATGCCGGACGCTACCGCACCTGAGCTGCGCGCGGCGCTGCAGGCCGAACTGCGCGCCGCCGAGCCCGACCTCACGGCGGGCGGCCCGGCCGCGACCCGCGCGCTGCACTCCCTGCACGCCGCCGCTGCCGCCGCCGGTGACGACCCGCTGCGCGCCGCCCTGCGCGCCGCTCAGACCTTCCAGGCCGCCGCGCCCGCCCCGGCCGCGCTGCGCGAGGAACTGCGGCGCCTGGCCCTGCTGCCCACCGACCCGGCCCCCAGCGCCGACCCGCCCGCCACGGTCCGCGTCGACGTGCGCAAACTCGACGCGCTGCTCGCCCTGGCCGGCGAACTCACCAGCGCCCGGCTGCAACTCGCCGAGCGTCTCAGTCGCGCCCGCAGCGGCGAGCCGGGCGCGTGGCGCGACGTGCGCGGCGCCCAGCAGACCCTCGCGACCCTCACCGACGACCTCGCGCGGGAAGTGCTCGCCGCGCGGCTCGAACCCGCCCGGCCGTTTCTGCAGTCCTTCGAGCGGGCCGTGCGGGACGCCGCCCGGCAGGCCGGCCGGCGCGCCCGCCTGCACGTCGACGCGGCCGACGCCGAACTCGACCGGCACGCCATGGACCGCCTGCGCAGCCCGCTGCTGCACCTGATCCGCAACGCCGTCGACCACGGCATCGACCCGCCAGACGCCCGGGCCGCGCGCGGCCAGGACCCCACCGGCACCGTCACCCTCAGCGCCTTCAGCGCCGCCGGGCAGGTCACCGTCACCGTCCACGACGACGGGCCCGGCGTGAACTACGCCGAGATCGCCCGCCTCGCCGCGCGCGCCCCGGGCCGCAGCGAACCGTTGAGCGAATCCGAACTCACCGACCTGCTGTTCACGCCGGGCTTCACGTCCCGCAGCGAGGTCACCGACCTCTCGGGGCGCGGCGTGGGCCTGGACGTCGTGCGCACGCAGGCCCGCGCGCTGGGCGGCGACGTCACGCTGCGCAGCGGCCCGCACGGCACCACCGTCACCGTCCAGTTCCCCCTGACCCTCGCCACCACCCGCGTGGCCATCGTGCGCGCCGCCGGGCACCTGCTGGGCATCCCGGTCCGCTGGGTCGACCGCGCGGGCCGCGCCCAGGTGCACCAGCGCGAGGGCCGCCCCGCCGTGCAGATCGGCGAGCAGGTCGTGCCGGCCGCGTCGCTGGCCGCCGCGCTGCACCTCGGCCCGGCCCGCGACGGCGCGTACCTGCTCGTCCGGCAGGGCGACGCGCCCCTGGCGCTGCTCGTGGACGCCCTGGTCGGCGAGGAGGAACTCGTCATCAAACCCCTGGCGTTCCCGCTGGCCGGCGCCCCGCACCTCGAGGGGGCCGCGCAGCGACCCGACGGGCAGATCGTCCCGGTCCTGAACGTCCGCGCGCTGCGGCCCGCCGCGGCCCCCACCGCCCCGGCCACGCCGCTGCGCGCGCCCCGCGTCCTGCTGGCCGAGGACACCGCCGTCACCCGCCAGCTGCTGCGCGGCATCCTGACCGGCGCGGGCTTCGACGTCACGGCCGTCGAGACCGGTGCGCTCGCCTGGGAGGCCCTGCAGCGCGCCGCGCCGGACGTGCTGCTCACCGACGTCGAAATGCCGGGCCTGTCCGGCCTCGACCTGACCCGGCAGGTCCGCGCGCATCCGCCGCTGCAGCACCTGCCGGTCGTGCTGCTCACGTCCCTGGCCCGGCCCGAGGACCGCCAGCTCGGCGCTGAGGCCGGCGCCGACGCGTACCTCGTCAAGGGTGAATTCGACGAGGCCCGGCTGCTCGCCACCCTGCGGCGGCTGCTGTGA
- a CDS encoding methyl-accepting chemotaxis protein, which produces MPIRLKLAGVLLLLLLPLIVTAVISVRALNEAAGISADLNRGLIQARTLTNLRAAANRVTLLSAEQLLVPGGAWLNVQDARSDALKELSALPDSARLTAVRQDWTAFDRELGLVLDRTASRALTLQRFERNLEPARQQFGRSVNAYLDAQEAALNATRAQLQTDLNRDRLTVLIASLLGGLIAALAAWWITRRLVHAIELVERSVGRLADGYLDDIPDTRSRDEVGRMLRALARLAAHHRQLVQTMELLSRGEPQPPLPLRHPDDTLNVAVQNLNRHAQETAAAALAVAGGNLAHTVPVRSDRDALGGALRDMIGQLRAFVLQSQDASAQLSLASQSLVAATAQQSTSVHQQSAAIAETTAAVEEVRTTSRHAVDLAGRVARQADAARLVAEQGVQATQDAEQGMHALQGRVDTIAQNMLHLSRHSRQISEIVETVSELADQSNLLALNAAIEANRAGEHGRGFAVVAQEIRTLAEQSKEAALQIRRTLEDAQQATNAAVLATEEGSKQAQVGTTLIDRAGQTIQELARVNDDAARMASQIAEAVEQHALSMEQIAVAMNDINEATAQHLNVTQDNQQVARRLQDLVSDLNGHAGRYRT; this is translated from the coding sequence ATGCCCATCCGACTGAAACTCGCCGGCGTCCTGCTGCTGCTGCTGCTGCCCCTGATCGTCACGGCCGTCATCTCCGTGCGGGCCCTCAACGAGGCGGCCGGGATCAGCGCCGACCTGAACCGTGGCCTGATTCAGGCGCGCACGCTGACGAACCTGCGGGCCGCCGCCAACCGCGTGACGCTCCTGAGCGCCGAGCAGCTGCTCGTGCCGGGCGGCGCGTGGCTGAACGTACAGGACGCCCGCAGCGACGCCCTCAAGGAACTCTCGGCCCTGCCCGACAGCGCCCGCCTGACCGCCGTGCGGCAGGACTGGACCGCCTTCGACCGGGAACTGGGCCTGGTTCTCGACCGCACCGCCAGCCGCGCCCTGACCCTGCAGCGCTTCGAGCGGAACCTCGAACCCGCCCGGCAGCAGTTCGGCCGCTCCGTGAACGCCTACCTCGACGCGCAGGAAGCGGCGCTGAACGCCACGCGCGCGCAGCTGCAGACGGACCTGAACCGCGACCGGCTGACCGTCCTGATCGCCAGCCTGCTCGGCGGCCTGATCGCCGCGCTGGCCGCGTGGTGGATCACGCGCCGCCTCGTGCACGCCATCGAACTCGTGGAACGCTCGGTGGGCCGCCTGGCCGACGGGTACCTGGACGACATTCCCGACACCCGCAGCCGCGACGAGGTGGGCCGCATGCTGCGCGCCCTGGCCCGCCTCGCCGCGCACCACCGGCAGCTCGTGCAGACCATGGAACTGCTCAGCCGCGGCGAACCGCAGCCGCCCCTGCCGCTGCGCCACCCGGACGACACCCTGAACGTCGCCGTGCAGAACCTCAACCGCCACGCGCAGGAAACCGCCGCCGCCGCCCTGGCCGTCGCGGGCGGGAACCTCGCGCACACCGTCCCGGTCCGCTCGGACCGCGACGCGCTCGGCGGGGCGCTGCGCGACATGATCGGCCAGCTGCGCGCGTTCGTCCTGCAGAGCCAGGACGCCAGCGCGCAACTGTCCCTGGCCAGCCAGAGTCTCGTGGCCGCCACCGCCCAGCAGAGCACCAGCGTCCACCAGCAGTCCGCCGCGATCGCCGAGACCACCGCCGCCGTCGAGGAGGTCCGCACCACCAGCCGCCACGCCGTGGACCTCGCCGGACGCGTCGCCCGGCAGGCCGACGCCGCGCGGCTCGTCGCCGAGCAGGGCGTGCAGGCCACCCAGGACGCCGAGCAGGGCATGCACGCCCTGCAGGGCCGCGTGGACACCATCGCGCAGAACATGCTGCACCTCTCCCGCCACTCCCGGCAGATCAGCGAGATCGTCGAGACCGTCAGCGAACTCGCCGATCAGTCCAACCTGCTGGCCCTGAACGCCGCCATCGAAGCCAACCGCGCCGGTGAGCACGGCCGCGGCTTCGCCGTCGTCGCGCAGGAGATCCGCACGCTGGCCGAACAGTCCAAGGAGGCCGCCCTGCAGATCCGCCGGACCCTCGAAGACGCCCAGCAGGCCACGAACGCCGCCGTGCTCGCCACGGAGGAGGGCAGCAAGCAGGCGCAGGTCGGCACCACCCTGATCGACCGGGCCGGGCAGACCATCCAGGAACTCGCGCGCGTGAACGACGACGCGGCCCGCATGGCCTCACAGATCGCCGAGGCGGTCGAGCAGCACGCCCTGAGCATGGAACAGATCGCCGTGGCCATGAACGACATCAACGAGGCCACCGCGCAGCACCTGAACGTCACGCAGGACAACCAGCAGGTCGCGCGCCGACTTCAGGACCTCGTGAGCGACCTGAACGGGCATGCCGGACGCTACCGCACCTGA
- a CDS encoding chemotaxis protein CheW has product MNRLEARAAALAAPARAQRPAVDAVVVTVRGEAFAVPLRALRAVLPAAVTPLPLSAPHVAGVQPVRGGLVGVVRADVLLTGQAGGPPGPDARVLLTATQPGALGLLVDAVGDLIWTGTVRAPATFGTPGVLGRTAAGLACLDLDALVQHLPPAWPARTADP; this is encoded by the coding sequence GTGAACCGTCTCGAGGCGCGCGCCGCGGCGCTGGCCGCACCGGCCCGCGCGCAGCGGCCCGCCGTGGACGCCGTGGTGGTCACCGTGCGCGGCGAGGCGTTCGCCGTGCCCCTGCGGGCCCTGCGCGCCGTGCTGCCCGCCGCGGTCACGCCGCTGCCGCTCAGCGCGCCGCACGTGGCGGGCGTGCAGCCCGTCCGGGGCGGACTGGTGGGCGTCGTGCGGGCCGACGTGCTCCTGACCGGGCAGGCAGGCGGCCCGCCCGGACCGGACGCCCGCGTGCTGCTGACCGCCACGCAGCCCGGGGCGCTGGGCCTGCTGGTCGACGCGGTCGGCGACCTGATCTGGACCGGAACGGTGCGCGCGCCGGCCACGTTCGGCACGCCGGGCGTGCTGGGCCGCACCGCCGCCGGCCTGGCCTGCCTGGACCTCGACGCGCTCGTGCAGCATCTGCCGCCGGCCTGGCCGGCCCGGACGGCCGACCCGTGA
- a CDS encoding CheR family methyltransferase, whose amino-acid sequence MTLEDLLERTAGLRWTAPLDRLARSRLQRLTQAHGSPDALLQVAAARADLAADVAAAFTVGETWFHRFGEQLDAAALALRALGRPVRGWSAGCSTGEEVWALLGACLHAGVDARVLGTDLNPAALAAASDGAYPRRALRAAPPERVTRVFTAGGPRVQVRPEVRARAQFQVHNLLRDPPGRGFDVIACRNVLIYFTPAAARAVGEQLTSALAPGGLLLLAPSDPRPPAVRQLEQVRVGGTVLLRRPLEAPPVPAPPGPTAPLPVRRDPGPASAPRPAPERPDLAGARQRAFADPEDAQVHLDLAQAFLLAGQPARAASSLRGAQAALDGQADSWQTVRQLARLDQLRREVRAAGGEA is encoded by the coding sequence GTGACGCTCGAGGACCTGCTCGAACGCACCGCGGGGCTGCGCTGGACCGCGCCGCTCGACCGTCTGGCCCGCTCGCGCCTGCAGCGGCTCACGCAGGCGCACGGCTCCCCGGACGCGCTGCTGCAGGTCGCGGCCGCGCGGGCGGACCTGGCGGCGGACGTCGCGGCGGCCTTCACGGTCGGTGAGACATGGTTCCACCGTTTCGGTGAGCAACTCGACGCGGCCGCCCTGGCCCTGCGCGCGCTGGGCCGGCCGGTCCGCGGCTGGAGCGCCGGCTGCTCGACCGGGGAGGAAGTCTGGGCGCTGCTGGGCGCCTGCCTGCACGCCGGCGTGGACGCGCGCGTGCTGGGCACCGACCTGAACCCGGCCGCCCTGGCCGCCGCGTCGGACGGCGCCTACCCGCGGCGGGCCCTGCGGGCCGCGCCGCCTGAGCGCGTGACGCGGGTGTTCACGGCGGGCGGGCCGCGCGTGCAGGTCCGGCCGGAGGTGCGGGCCCGCGCGCAGTTTCAGGTGCACAACCTGCTGCGCGACCCGCCCGGCCGCGGCTTTGACGTGATCGCCTGCCGCAACGTCCTGATCTACTTCACGCCCGCCGCCGCGCGGGCGGTGGGCGAGCAGCTCACGTCGGCGCTCGCGCCGGGCGGCCTGCTGCTCCTCGCGCCGAGTGACCCGCGCCCGCCGGCCGTGCGGCAGCTCGAACAGGTGCGGGTGGGCGGCACGGTTCTGCTGCGCCGCCCGCTGGAGGCCCCGCCGGTCCCTGCCCCCCCAGGCCCCACCGCGCCGCTCCCGGTCCGGCGTGACCCCGGGCCCGCGTCCGCGCCGCGCCCGGCGCCGGAGCGGCCCGACCTTGCCGGTGCGCGGCAGCGGGCCTTCGCCGATCCGGAGGACGCGCAGGTGCACCTCGATCTCGCGCAGGCGTTCCTGCTGGCCGGGCAGCCCGCGCGGGCCGCGTCGAGCCTGCGCGGCGCTCAGGCGGCCCTGGACGGGCAGGCGGACTCCTGGCAGACCGTGCGTCAGCTCGCGCGGCTCGATCAGCTGCGCCGTGAGGTCCGCGCGGCCGGCGGTGAGGCGTGA
- a CDS encoding chemotaxis protein CheW — protein MVTPPPASPFQALLVRVGQARFLMPLARVERLYPMVHLPPGPPRVHLNGETLSVVDPRPAWGQAPTEPAAAQRLMVLRAPTREVWWVDEVGPILDVERPGPAVIGGQVVNVLW, from the coding sequence GTGGTCACGCCCCCTCCGGCATCCCCGTTTCAGGCCCTGCTGGTGCGGGTCGGGCAGGCCCGTTTCCTGATGCCCCTGGCGCGGGTCGAGCGGCTCTACCCGATGGTGCACCTGCCGCCCGGCCCGCCCCGCGTGCACCTGAACGGCGAGACCCTCAGCGTCGTGGATCCGCGCCCCGCGTGGGGGCAGGCGCCGACCGAACCGGCAGCCGCGCAGCGCCTGATGGTGCTGCGCGCCCCCACCCGCGAAGTCTGGTGGGTGGACGAGGTCGGCCCGATCCTGGATGTCGAGCGGCCCGGCCCGGCCGTGATCGGCGGGCAGGTGGTGAACGTGCTGTGGTGA
- a CDS encoding tetratricopeptide repeat protein yields the protein MPSRSAQRDDFADSITALIDLAQWDAARRTIQAAFAVARTGTRFTQLLRWFEALPPAGPDDLAAARLHLRLHANVPLQPDLERVARMYAQRPATAPNAHALLAWSHSITSSDFRPALASAELALQDVTRLNDYEHGMALRARAKARLRLHLPGWEDDYRAALPLTEGRARTLTTMEYSVSLLHTERHAEGMELLARAALGARGDELEGWVVSTKGYAHLHHAELDEAQDCFEACLRLAPTFRGSGHTGLAAVLRARGEWNRAEALYQQALTRAQDSGDLHHLQQARRGLGHTARLRGQGLRAIEWLTQAAVTIPAERDHGHSWVHVDLAAAHVFLPQLDAAHVTDLLDRTGPLGSEDAARAVIVRAELARRQGHLDHARQLLRDLNPRMLWTREEAAAQPELFALLGPDAPSPLPRAGTLQVTVTAAGYPEVSVSGRPVSLPDLAVVALVALLDAGGTLDAESLADAVRDDAPRSARQRAQRVSRALQALRGGLGWPGSVTHVRGRYQLDPGAAWSYDILNLQRAGQPIPAFLRGVHAFPWVLDREQHLLLGDPD from the coding sequence GTGCCCTCCCGGTCCGCGCAACGTGACGATTTCGCCGATTCCATCACCGCCCTGATCGACCTGGCGCAGTGGGACGCGGCCCGGCGCACCATCCAGGCGGCCTTTGCGGTCGCGCGGACCGGGACGCGCTTCACGCAGCTGCTGCGCTGGTTCGAGGCGCTGCCGCCCGCCGGTCCGGACGATCTCGCCGCCGCGCGGCTGCACCTGCGGCTGCACGCGAACGTGCCGCTGCAACCGGACCTCGAACGGGTCGCCCGGATGTACGCGCAGCGGCCCGCGACCGCGCCGAACGCGCACGCCCTGCTTGCCTGGTCGCACAGCATCACGTCCAGCGACTTCCGGCCGGCCCTGGCGTCCGCCGAGCTCGCCCTGCAGGACGTCACGCGCCTCAACGACTACGAGCACGGCATGGCCCTGCGGGCGCGCGCCAAGGCGAGGCTGCGCCTGCACCTGCCCGGCTGGGAGGACGACTACCGCGCCGCCCTGCCCCTCACGGAGGGCCGCGCCCGTACGCTGACGACCATGGAATACAGCGTCTCGCTGCTGCACACCGAGCGGCACGCGGAGGGCATGGAACTCCTGGCCCGGGCCGCGCTGGGGGCGCGCGGAGACGAACTGGAAGGCTGGGTGGTCAGCACCAAGGGCTACGCGCACCTGCACCACGCCGAACTCGACGAGGCGCAGGACTGTTTCGAGGCCTGCCTGCGGCTGGCACCGACCTTCCGCGGGTCCGGCCACACCGGGCTGGCGGCCGTGCTGCGCGCCCGGGGCGAATGGAACCGCGCCGAGGCCCTGTACCAGCAGGCCCTGACCCGCGCGCAGGACAGTGGGGACCTTCACCACCTGCAGCAGGCGCGCCGCGGCCTGGGCCACACGGCGCGCCTGCGCGGGCAGGGGCTGCGCGCCATTGAGTGGCTCACGCAGGCGGCCGTGACCATCCCGGCCGAGCGGGACCACGGCCACAGCTGGGTGCACGTGGACCTCGCGGCCGCGCACGTCTTCCTCCCCCAGCTGGACGCCGCACACGTGACGGACCTGCTGGACCGCACGGGCCCGCTGGGCAGTGAGGACGCGGCCCGCGCGGTGATCGTCCGCGCGGAACTCGCGCGACGGCAGGGGCACCTGGACCACGCCCGGCAGCTGCTGCGGGACCTGAACCCCCGCATGCTGTGGACGCGGGAGGAAGCGGCGGCCCAGCCGGAGTTGTTCGCGCTGCTGGGCCCGGACGCGCCCTCTCCCCTGCCCCGCGCCGGGACGCTGCAGGTGACCGTCACGGCGGCCGGGTACCCCGAGGTGAGCGTCAGTGGGCGCCCGGTGTCGCTGCCGGACCTGGCGGTGGTGGCGCTGGTCGCGCTGCTGGACGCGGGTGGCACCCTCGACGCGGAGTCGCTGGCGGACGCCGTGCGCGACGACGCGCCCCGGTCTGCCCGGCAGCGGGCGCAGCGGGTGTCGCGCGCGCTGCAGGCCCTGCGCGGCGGGCTGGGCTGGCCCGGCAGCGTCACGCACGTCCGGGGCCGGTACCAGCTTGATCCCGGCGCGGCCTGGTCGTACGACATCCTGAACCTGCAGCGGGCCGGGCAGCCCATCCCGGCGTTCCTGCGGGGCGTGCATGCCTTTCCGTGGGTGCTGGACCGGGAGCAGCACCTGCTGCTCGGCGATCCGGACTGA